In Citrus sinensis cultivar Valencia sweet orange chromosome 2, DVS_A1.0, whole genome shotgun sequence, a single genomic region encodes these proteins:
- the LOC102630601 gene encoding LEAF RUST 10 DISEASE-RESISTANCE LOCUS RECEPTOR-LIKE PROTEIN KINASE-like 2.1, whose amino-acid sequence MDQNFKFGQLIISKFSPLTSFCMFILYLLLARTVSGKIDPQYLACVAKTCGDGQSISFPFYIENQQEAYCGYPGFNLSCNDKGNPVLKLSSDTNYIVEKILYDNHSVLVSNAAFSETNSDPACTFPRIKNVSLPADFQLAPDQKQAVLLYNCNSSSPEKLLRHKLLAGNCSGDDTVLGMFEDDSDLDSASKQCKESAVAPVAVDMNGEGIGDHIGIEEMVRKGFLLKWKASDCRACKESGGSCGFDADTFHFQCYCPDRRHAKFCTASGDGKLKLKAKVALIIGLPVSAICVILIIIAVKKKVSSDNSVIFWKKKTDNHRNIEAFLRNYGSLAPKRYSYADIKKMTNSFKNKLGQGGYGGVYKGKLLDGRNVAIKVLNETKGNGEDFINEVASISRTSHVNIVTLLGFCFEGHRRALIYEFVSNGSLEKFIYEKHPLETNQKLKWEVLYKIAVGIARGLEYLHRGCNTRILHFDIKPHNILLDEDFCPKISDFGLAKICHGRESIVSMTGARGTVGYIAPEVFCRNFGEVSYKSDVYSYGMMVFEMTGVKNNANVAVDRSSEIYFPHWVYKRLELEEDLGLQGIENEEDKEYARKMILVSLWCIQNNPSDRPAMNRVVEMLEGSLDSLRIPPRPFLLSSGSQPDSSGTLVRQTEPSMATC is encoded by the exons ATGGATCAAAACTTCAAGTTTGGCCAGCTTATCATTTCCAAGTTTTCTCCATTAACAAGCTTCTGTATGTTCATTCTTTACTTACTGCTAGCAAGAACAGTCTCAGGAAAAATCGACCCTCAATATCTAGCCTGTGTTGCAAAAACCTGTGGCGATGGCCAAAGCATAAGCTTCCCATTCTACATCGAAAATCAACAAGAAGCCTATTGTGGGTACCCAGGATTCAATCTCTCATGCAATGACAAAGGGAACCCAGTTCTCAAACTCTCCAGTGATACCAACTACATtgttgagaaaattttatacGATAATCACTCTGTTCTTGTATCAAACGCAGCCTTTTCTGAAACAAACAGCGACCCTGCTTGTACTTTTCCTCGCATAAAAAACGTGTCTCTTCCCGCAGATTTCCAGCTGGCTCCCGACCAAAAACAGGCGGTGTTGCTGTACAACTGCAACAGCTCATCGCCTGAGAAACTGTTACGGCATAAGCTGCTGGCTGGTAATTGTTCAGGTGATGATACAGTTTTGGGAATGTTTGAGGATGATTctgatttggattctgcttcCAAGCAATGTAAAGAATCTGCGGTGGCACCGGTGGCCGTGGATATGAATGGTGAGGGGATAGGTGATCATATTGGGATTGAAGAAATGGTGAGAAAAGGGTTTTTGTTGAAATGGAAAGCGAGTGACTGCCGCGCTTGTAAGGAAAGTGGCGGCAGCTGTGGCTTCGATGCGGATACTTTCCATTTCCAGTGTTATTGCCCCGACAGGCGTCACGCAAAATTCTGTACCGCTTCTG GAGATGGCAAACTGAAATTGAAGGCCAAGGTGGCCCTGATAATAG GATTGCCTGTCTCTGCAATTTGCGTCATATTGATAATTATAGCTGTAAAGAAAAAAGTATCATCAGATAACTCAGTGATATTCTGGAAGAAAAAAACTGACAACCATCGAAACATTGAGGCATTTTTAAGGAACTATGGATCTCTAGCTCCTAAAAGATATAGTTATGCAGATATTAAGAAAATGACCAATTCATTCAAAAACAAACTTGGCCAAGGAGGCTATGGAGGGGTTTACAAAGGCAAGCTACTTGATGGCCGGAATGTGGCTATAAAGGTCTTAAATGAAACCAAAGGTAATGGTGAAGATTTTATCAACGAGGTTGCTAGCATTAGCAGGACTTCCCATGTTAACATTGTCACTCTTCTAGGATTCTGTTTTGAGGGTCACAGAAGAGCTCTCATCTATGAGTTTGTGTCCAATGGATCTCTTGAGAAGTTCATTTATGAAAAGCATCCATTGGAGACAAATCAAAAATTGAAGTGGGAAGTGTTGTACAAAATTGCAGTTGGCATTGCCCGAGGGTTAGAGTACTTACACCGTGGTTGCAACACCCGGATTCTGCACTTTGACATCAAGCCTCACAACATACTCCTAGATGAAGACTTCTGTCCAAAGATCTCTGATTTTGGCCTAGCTAAAATCTGTCACGGAAGAGAGAGTATTGTGTCGATGACAGGTGCACGAGGTACTGTTGGCTATATTGCACCAGAAGTTTTCTGCAGGAACTTTGGAGAAGTCTCTTACAAGTCGGATGTCTATAGCTATGGAATGATGGTTTTTGAAATGACTGGTGTAAAAAACAATGCCAATGTTGCAGTTGATCGTAGCAGTGAAATATATTTTCCACATTGGGTTTACAAGCGTCTTGAACTAGAGGAGGACCTTGGATTGCAAGgcattgaaaatgaagagGATAAAGAATATGCAAGGAAGATGATACTAGTGAGTTTGTGGTGCATACAGAACAACCCCTCGGACCGGCCAGCAATGAATCGGGTGGTGGAAATGTTGGAAGGAAGCCTTGATTCCTTACGAATTCCCCCCAGGCCTTTCTTGCTTTCTTCAGGATCACAGCCAGATTCTTCAGGTACCCTAGTGCGCCAGACAGAGCCTTCAATGGCCACATGTTAA
- the LOC107175647 gene encoding uncharacterized protein LOC107175647 — protein sequence MNPLLFLPSRNVNMEMKVIGIEEILKRGFSLMWMESHCSLSLYGESGGKCGFDESIALTGLTQLSVLLAVAADRNRKLEVGLGPGVLGSGICIVLITQRAYGRIKQRTIGALRDFYGTMDL from the exons ATGAACCCACTTTTGTTTCTGCCTTCAAGGAATGTGAATATGGAAATGAAAGTGATTGGAATTGAAGAAATATTGAAAAGAGGGTTTTCACTGATGTGGATGGAAAGCCACTGCAGCCTCAGCCTCTATGGAGAAAGTGGTGGCAAGTGTGGCTTCGATGAGTCTATTGCCCTGACAGGCCTCACGCAACTTTCTGTACTTCTG GCTGTTGCTGCAGATAGAAATCGGAAATTGGAGGTAGGCCTGGGACCAG GCGTGCTTGGCTCTGGAATTTGCATCGTATTGATAACTCAACGAGCTTATGGACGAATAAAACAGAGAACTATCGGAGCATTGAGGGATTTTTATGGAACTATGGATCTATAG
- the LOC102628193 gene encoding probable leucine-rich repeat receptor-like protein kinase At1g68400, whose translation MDAHKTLHFTLLILAVHFSLLKASTSPDLNALLDFKASSDEANKLTTWNSTSDPCSWTGVSCLQNRVSHLVLENLQLSGSLQPLTSLTQLRVLSLKYNRFTGPVPSLSNLTALKLLFLSHNNFNGEFPDSVSSLFRLYRLDLSFNNFSGQIPLTVNHLTHLLTLKLEANRFSGPITGLDLRNLQDFNVSGNHLSGQIPKSLSGFPDSAFTQNAALCGSPMQACKTMVTDPKKPGSDGAIASPLNPGNNPTNVVSSTPSSIPTNTDPNNKPASPQKTSSSKISSVAVIAIVVGDFLVLAIISLLLYCYFWRNYVKNKTRSKLLESEKIVYSSSPYPAQQAGYERGSMVFFEGTKRFELEDLLRASAEMLGKGGFGTAYKAVLDDGSVVAVKRLKDASIGGKREFEQHMEVLGRLRHPNLVGLKAYYFAREEKLLVSEYMPNGSLFWLLHGNRGPGRTPLDWTTRLKIAAGAARGLAFIHFTCKSLKLTHGNIKSTNVLLDKTGNARVSDFGLSIFAPPSTVPRSNGYRAPELSSSDGRKQSQKSDVYSFGVLLLELLTGKCPSVIDGGGAGMGCGGAVDLPRWVQSVVREEWTAEVFDLELMRYKDIEEEMVGLLQVAMACTSASPDQRPNMSHVVKLIEELRGVEVSPCHENFDSVSDSPCLSEDTLGGLSQ comes from the exons ATGGACGCACACAAAACGCTGCATTTCACTCTCTTAATCTTAGCCGTCCATTTTTCGCTCCTCAAAGCCTCTACAAGCCCAGATTTGAACGCACTTCTAGACTTCAAAGCTTCTTCAGACGAAGCCAACAAGCTCACCACATGGAACTCAACCTCGGACCCGTGTTCTTGGACCGGCGTTTCATGTCTTCAGAACCGAGTTTCGCACCTCGTGTTGGAAAACCTCCAACTTAGCGGCTCGCTCCAGCCGCTCACTTCCCTCACTCAGCTCCGTGTTTTAAGCCTCAAGTACAACCGTTTCACCGGTCCAGTTCCTAGCCTCTCCAACCTCACGGCATTAAAACTTCTCTTCCTTTCACACAACAATTTTAACGGCGAGTTTCCCGACTCCGTAAGCTCCCTGTTTAGACTTTACCGCCTCGATCTCTCCTTTAACAACTTCTCTGGTCAGATTCCGTTGACAGTCAACCATTTGACTCATCTTTTGACTCTCAAACTTGAAGCAAACCGGTTCTCGGGTCCGATTACGGGTCTGGATCTCCGGAATCTTCAAGACTTCAACGTCTCCGGTAACCATCTATCTGGTCAAATACCCAAATCTTTATCGGGTTTTCCGGACTCTGCATTCACACAAAATGCAGCTCTATGCGGTTCCCCAATGCAGGCATGCAAAACCATGGTAACCGACCCGAAAAAACCCGGATCCGACGGGGCCATAGCTTCGCCATTAAACCCAGGAAACAACCCAACGAACGTAGTTTCATCCACTCCAAGCTCAATACCCACAAACACAGACCCGAACAACAAACCGGCAAGCCCACAGAAGACAAGCTCGTCGAAGATAAGTTCAGTTGCAGTAATTGCAATAGTAGTGGGAGACTTCTTAGTTCTCGCAATAATCTCACTCTTGCTCTACTGTTACTTTTGGAGAAACTACGTCAAGAACAAGACGAGATCAAAACTGCTTGAAAGCGAGAAAATTGTTTACTCTTCAAGCCCATATCCAGCACAACAGGCGGGGTACGAGCGAGGGAGCATGGTGTTTTTTGAAGGGACGAAGCGGTTTGAGCTGGAGGATTTGCTCAGAGCGTCGGCAGAGATGCTGGGCAAAGGAGGGTTTGGGACTGCGTACAAAGCGGTGCTTGATGACGGGAGCGTGGTGGCTGTTAAGAGATTAAAAGATGCGAGTATTGGTGGCAAGAGAGAATTTGAACAACACATGGAGGTTCTTGGGAGATTAAGGCATCCGAATTTGGTTGGGTTGAAGGCTTATTATTTTGCTAGAGAGGAGAAATTGCTTGTTTCTGAATACATGCCCAATGGCAGCTTGTTTTGGCTTCTCCATG GTAACCGGGGGCCGGGGCGAACCCCACTCGACTGGACCACTAGGCTGAAAATAGCAGCGGGCGCGGCACGTGGGCTAGCCTTCATACACTTCACATGTAAATCGCTTAAACTCACCCACGGTAACATCAAGTCGACAAACGTCCTCCTGGACAAAACCGGAAATGCACGTGTATCGGACTTCGGCCTTTCCATCTTTGCACCTCCGAGTACTGTCCCAAGATCAAACGGGTACCGTGCACCTGAACTATCATCATCAGACGGCCGAAAACAATCGCAGAAATCTGACGTGTACTCATTTGGGGTACTTTTGTTGGAGTTGTTAACTGGAAAGTGCCCGTCTGTTATTGATGGAGGTGGGGCCGGGATGGGATGTGGTGGGGCCGTGGATTTGCCTAGGTGGGTCCAGTCAGTTGTGAGGGAAGAGTGGACGGCTGAGGTTTTTGATTTGGAGTTGATGAGGTATAAGGATATTGAGGAGGAAATGGTGGGATTGTTGCAAGTTGCCATGGCTTGTACCTCGGCTTCGCCTGATCAACGGCCTAACATGAGCCACGTGGTGAAATTGATTGAGGAGTTACGTGGAGTGGAAGTGTCACCGTGTCATGAGAACTTTGACTCGGTGTCTGACTCACCTTGCTTGTCTGAAGACACATTGGGGGGACTGAGTCAGTGA
- the LOC102627900 gene encoding glycosyltransferase BC10, with the protein MKSQNQNQNQNQNLSTSFTKLFNAQLHIFNLLSFFIFFGCGLIFGIVLSFSLKDFSFNLHITQFSLSPPSTSIKVAASSQKLSNSSRVGLAEFLKPPNTTHDMEDAELLWRASVVPKIPEYPFKRVPKVAFLFLTRGPVLLAPLWEKFFKGHEGFYSIYVHSSPSFNQSDAEPEGSVFYGRRIPSREVKWGGVNMIEAERRLLANALLDFSNERFVLLSESCIPLFNFSVIYSHLMNSTQNFVEVYDLEGPVGRGRYSFRMAPKIKIFQWRKGSQWFQMDRNLATEVVSDTTYFPLFQKYCKGSCYADEHYLPTFVNMKFGAKNANRTLTWVDWSHGGPHPTRFVRSSITVQFLQKLRSGSRCEYNGKRTNICHLFARKFLPNTLDRLLRYAPTVLHIS; encoded by the exons atgaagagCCAAAACCAAAACCAGAACCAAAACCAGAACTTATCAACTTCATTCACCAAACTCTTTAACGCACAGCTGCATATCTTCAATCTGCTTTCGTTCTTTATCTTCTTTGGCTGTGGTCTAATTTTTGGGATCGTTCTAAGTTTctctttgaaagatttttcttttaatcttcACATCACGCAGTTCTCTCTTTCTCCTCCTTCAACATCAATAAAAGTGGCAGCTTCGTCACAAAAGTTGTCAAATTCCAGTCGAGTTGGACTTGCTGAATTTCTGAAGCCACCGAATACAACACATGATATGGAAGATGCAGAGCTGTTGTGGAGAGCTTCAGTGGTTCCTAAAATTCCTGAGTATCCATTCAAGAGAGTTCCAAAAGTTGCTTTCTTGTTCCTGACAAGGGGTCCTGTTCTGTTGGCTCCATTGTGGGAGAAATTCTTCAAAGGCCATGAAggtttttattcaatttatgttCACTCTAGTCCGTCCTTCAACCAATCTGATGCAGAGCCCGAAGGTTCTGTGTTCTACGGGAGAAGAATTCCCAGCCGg GAGGTTAAATGGGGAGGTGTTAATATGATAGAAGCCGAGCGCCGGCTATTAGCCAACGCACTGTTAGATTTCTCAAATGAACGTTTTGTTCTCTTATCAGAATCCTGCATTCCTCTCTTCAACTTCTCCGTCATTTATTCACACCTTATGAACTCCACCCAGAACTTTGTTGAGGTCTATGATCTAGAGGGTCCTGTGGGCCGCGGCCGATACAGCTTTAGAATGGCTCcaaagatcaaaatttttcaatggAGGAAAGGCTCCCAATGGTTCCAAATGGACAGAAACCTTGCCACTGAAGTTGTATCAGACACAACTTATTTCCCCTTGTTCCAAAAGTACTGCAAAGGCTCATGCTACGCAGATGAGCATTACTTGCCAACATTTGTGAATATGAAATTTGGTGCGAAGAATGCAAATAGGACGTTAACTTGGGTTGATTGGTCACATGGTGGGCCTCATCCAACAAGATTCGTAAGATCGAGTATCACTGTTCAGTTTTTGCAGAAGTTGAGAAGTGGAAGCAGATGTGAGTACAATGGAAAAAGGACCAACATTTGTCACTTGTTTGCGAGGAAGTTCTTGCCCAATACTTTGGATAGGCTGTTGAGGTATGCACCAACAGTGTTGCACATCAGctaa
- the LOC102628006 gene encoding LOW QUALITY PROTEIN: probable protein phosphatase 2C 3 (The sequence of the model RefSeq protein was modified relative to this genomic sequence to represent the inferred CDS: deleted 1 base in 1 codon) produces SLEWLQALPRALVAGFVKTDKEFQSRGETSGTTATFVIVDRWTVTVASVGDSRCILDAQGGAVSTLTVDHRLEENVEERERVTAGGGGGGEVGRLSIVGGAEIGPLRCWPGGLCISRSIGDMDVGELPYVKQVKLSNAGGRLIIASDGIWDALSSEMAAQCCRGLPAELAARQVVKEALRTRGLKDDTTCIVVDIIPPDNTMQPQPPPKKQNKLRALLFRKKSLDSANKLTKKLSAVGIVEELFEEGSAMLAERLMLSPLHV; encoded by the exons TCTTTGGAATGGCTTCAGGCTCTACCTCGAGCCTTAGTTGCTGGATTTGTGAAGACTGACAAGGAATTTCAGAGTAGAG GAGAAACATCTGGGACCACAGCTACATTTGTTATAGTTGACAGATGGACTGTGACTGTTGCATCTGTTGGAGATTCTCGTTGTATATTGGATGCTCAGGGTGGGGCTGTTTCCACCTTGACTGTAGATCACAGGCTTGAAGAGAATGTGGAAGA GAGGGAACGCGTTACTgca gggggggggggggggggggaagttGGGAGGCTTAGCATTGTTGGAGGTGCTGAG attggtcccctccgtTGCTGGCCTGGTGGTTTATGCATTTCTAGGTCAATTGGAGACATGGATGTTGGGGAATTACCATACGTCAAACAGGTAAAG CTATCAAATGCAGGTGGAAGGCTTATTATTGCTTCTGATGGAATCTGGGATGCCTTATCCTCAGAAATGGCTGCACAATGTTGCCGTGGATTGCCGGCTGAACTCGCTGCCAGACAAGTGGTGaag GAAGCATTAAGGACAAGGGGACTGAAGGATGATACAACTTGCATAGTTGTTGACATAATTCCTCCTGACAATACGATGCAGCCTCAGCCTCCTCCCAAAAAGCAGAATAAGCTGAGAGCGCTGCTATTTAGGAAGAAGTCCCTTGATTCAGCAAATAAACTAACAAAGAAGCTTTCAGCTGTAGGAATAGTTGAAGAACTGTTCGAAGAAGGCTCGGCAATGCTTGCCGAAAGGTTAATGCTGTCTCCTTTGCATGTGTAA
- the LOC102627718 gene encoding glycosyltransferase BC10: MKKCKIIVFAKELTIQFKREVGKGSFHVTTTIILLLSMASFVVLLSMFVRERVRKFLVSEEIYFTSQLPKLSPLSPYSYFLFNSSSPLPLSRFQNGCRNLRDWISPPNKGVWHSMNDDELMWRASMVPKIEEYPYNRKPKVAFMFLIRGILPLAPLWEKFFKGYEGLYSIYLHSSKPGFTQESLNSSVFYNRRIPSKPAEWGKASMIDAERRLLANALLDFSNERFVLLSETCIPLFNFTTVYNYLINSRHSNQGSIDDPRPMGRGRYNKRMLPSVSLSDWRKGSQWFEVHRKVAVEIISDVTYYPVLRDHCRPPCYMDEHYFATLVSKICPELNSNRSITWVDWSRGGSHPATFVRKDVSEKFLNRIRHGFNCSYNGFRTTMCFLFARKFHPNTLEPLLRIAPALLGFDP; this comes from the exons TGCAAAAGAACTCACAATACAATTCAAAAGAGAGGTTGGAAAGGGAAGCTTTCATGTGACAACAACAATTATACTTCTCCTGTCAATGGCATCTTTTGTTGTCCTTTTGAGCATGTTCGTTAGAGAACGCGTTAGAAAATTCTTGGTCTCAGAAGAAATTTACTTCACTAGTCAACTACCCAAATTGTCTCCTCTGTCGCCATATTCATATTTTCTATTCAACTCTTCGTCTCCGTTGCCTTTATCAAGATTTCAGAATGGTTGCAGGAACCTGAGAGATTGGATATCTCCGCCTAATAAGGGGGTATGGCATTCAATGAACGACGATGAACTGATGTGGCGTGCCTCAATGGTGCCAAAGATTGAAGAGTACCCATATAATCGAAAACCAAAGGTGGCATTCATGTTCTTAATTAGAGGAATATTGCCATTGGCTCCACTTTGGGAAAAGTTTTTCAAGGGATATGAAGGACTTTATTCAATCTATCTCCATTCATCAAAGCCGGGATTCACTCAAGAATCACTAAATTCTTCAGTGTTCTACAATCGCAGGATTCCAAGTAAG CCAGCCGAATGGGGAAAAGCATCAATGATTGATGCTGAGAGGCGCCTTTTAGCAAACGCTCTACTTGATTTCTCCAATGAAAGATTTGTTCTATTATCCGAAACATGCATTCCTCTGTTCAACTTCACAACAGTCTACAACTACCTCATCAATTCCAGACACAGCAACCAGGGCTCAATTGATGATCCTAGACCAATGGGTCGTGGCCGGTACAACAAGCGGATGCTCCCCTCCGTGTCATTATCCGATTGGCGGAAAGGCTCGCAATGGTTCGAGGTTCACCGCAAGGTTGCCGTCGAGATAATATCCGACGTGACATATTATCCTGTCCTCAGGGACCATTGCAGGCCTCCGTGTTACATGGACGAGCATTATTTTGCAACTCTAGTGTCGAAAATTTGCCCGGAATTGAACTCAAATCGGAGCATTACTTGGGTTGATTGGTCAAGAGGTGGTTCTCATCCTGCCACGTTTGTCAGAAAAGATGTCTCGGAGAAATTTCTGAACCGGATTCGGCATGGGTTTAACTGTAGTTATAATGGTTTCAGGACCACAATGTGCTTCCTTTTTGCTAGGAAGTTTCATCCCAATACTCTTGAACCATTGCTAAGGATAGCTCCCGCTTTGCTTGGATTTGATCCCTAG